The following coding sequences are from one Beggiatoa alba B18LD window:
- a CDS encoding DUF2269 family protein — MNLYFVLKSLHLVGIILFLGNIIVTAWWKIMADRTRHPAIIAFAQRQVTLTDYIFTAGGATLLFLAGAGTAIVNHWDIMTVKWLLWGNILFALSGLIWLFILIPIQIKQARIARQFAVDGNIPEHYWQLSRQWVIFGAIATILPLLNVYWMVFKPI, encoded by the coding sequence ATGAACCTTTATTTCGTATTAAAAAGCCTGCATCTAGTAGGTATCATTCTGTTTTTAGGGAATATTATTGTAACAGCTTGGTGGAAAATTATGGCAGATAGAACCCGTCATCCTGCCATTATTGCCTTTGCACAACGTCAGGTCACATTAACGGATTATATTTTTACGGCAGGTGGTGCAACGCTACTCTTTCTCGCAGGTGCTGGGACTGCCATTGTGAATCATTGGGATATTATGACGGTTAAATGGCTGTTATGGGGCAATATTTTATTTGCATTATCAGGGTTGATTTGGCTATTTATTCTTATCCCTATTCAAATCAAACAAGCACGTATTGCCAGACAATTTGCTGTTGATGGCAATATTCCTGAGCATTATTGGCAATTAAGTCGTCAATGGGTGATATTTGGCGCAATTGCAACGATTTTACCCCTGCTTAATGTCTATTGGATGGTTTTCAAACCCATTTAG
- a CDS encoding PhoH family protein has protein sequence MKNRIFILDTNVLMHDPTAIFRFEEHAVYLPMVVLEELDAGKKGMSEVARNVRQVSRFIDELMQGIDSRCIDQGVPLPVTSKSGKAGRLFFQTQLLPEEPLPSTLAGNKPDNSILSLAIALQKAEPRCEVTLVSKDINLRIKAHVLSIKTEDYTNDKVLDDVDLLYTGESVLNADFWETHSKALSAWQEQGRTYYTVTGDDVAHWYPNQFVYNAEAQDKNDKFEAIVRKIEGNQATIELARNFTESRHSVWGITARNREQNFALNLLMDPEVDFVSLLGTAGTGKTLLALAAGLAQTLDQQRYREIIVTRVTIPVGEDIGFLPGTEEEKMTPWMGALMDNLEVLNPTQGGEWGRAATADLLNTRIKIRSLNFMRGRTFLKSYIILDEAQNLTSKQMKTFITRAGPGTKIICLGNIAQIDTPYLSETTSGLTYVVDRFKNWQHSGHITLQRGERSRLADFASQVL, from the coding sequence ATGAAAAATCGTATTTTTATTTTAGATACCAATGTATTAATGCATGACCCTACAGCGATTTTTCGCTTTGAAGAACATGCCGTGTATTTGCCGATGGTGGTGTTAGAAGAGCTAGACGCGGGTAAAAAAGGGATGTCTGAAGTTGCGCGAAATGTGCGACAAGTCAGCCGTTTTATCGACGAGTTAATGCAAGGCATTGACAGCCGTTGTATTGATCAAGGCGTTCCTTTGCCTGTAACGAGTAAGTCTGGAAAAGCTGGGCGTTTATTTTTTCAAACACAACTGTTACCTGAAGAGCCACTCCCTTCTACTTTAGCGGGTAATAAACCTGATAATAGTATTTTAAGCCTTGCCATTGCCTTACAAAAAGCAGAGCCACGTTGTGAAGTCACGCTGGTTTCTAAAGATATTAATCTGCGAATTAAAGCGCATGTGTTATCGATTAAAACGGAAGACTACACTAACGATAAGGTGTTAGACGATGTCGATTTACTTTATACAGGAGAGTCTGTTTTAAATGCAGATTTTTGGGAAACGCATAGTAAAGCTTTGAGCGCGTGGCAAGAACAGGGGCGGACTTATTACACAGTGACAGGGGATGATGTCGCACATTGGTATCCGAATCAGTTTGTTTATAACGCAGAAGCTCAAGATAAAAATGATAAATTTGAAGCGATTGTCCGCAAGATAGAGGGTAATCAAGCCACGATTGAATTAGCCCGCAATTTTACGGAGTCACGGCACAGTGTTTGGGGGATTACGGCAAGAAATCGTGAACAAAATTTCGCGTTAAATTTACTGATGGATCCTGAAGTCGATTTTGTTTCTTTGCTTGGAACAGCAGGCACAGGAAAAACCTTATTAGCTTTGGCGGCTGGCTTGGCGCAAACCTTAGATCAACAACGTTATCGTGAAATTATTGTAACCCGCGTTACGATTCCTGTCGGTGAAGACATTGGCTTTTTACCGGGAACAGAAGAGGAAAAAATGACTCCGTGGATGGGGGCATTAATGGATAACTTGGAGGTTTTAAACCCAACGCAGGGCGGTGAATGGGGACGTGCAGCAACCGCAGATTTATTGAATACGCGAATTAAAATTCGGTCATTAAATTTTATGCGGGGGCGTACTTTTTTAAAAAGTTATATCATCTTAGATGAGGCGCAGAATTTAACCTCTAAACAGATGAAAACCTTTATTACCCGTGCAGGACCTGGTACAAAAATCATTTGTTTAGGCAATATTGCACAAATTGATACGCCGTATTTATCTGAAACCACTTCGGGATTAACCTATGTGGTTGACCGTTTTAAAAATTGGCAGCATAGCGGACATATAACACTACAACGCGGCGAACGTTCGCGTTTAGCCGATTTTGCTTCACAAGTGTTATAA